One stretch of Arachis hypogaea cultivar Tifrunner chromosome 20, arahy.Tifrunner.gnm2.J5K5, whole genome shotgun sequence DNA includes these proteins:
- the LOC112783368 gene encoding chaperone protein dnaJ 6 codes for MDISAEKMIFGVAGIDPERRAELIKVLGVERTASQQEIKKAYYKLALRLHPDKNPGDEEAKANFQQLQNVISILGDEEKRVIYDQIGCVDDADLAGDVVQNLHNYFRTMYKKVTEADIEEFEANYRGSD; via the exons ATGGATATTTCTGCTGAAAAGATGATATTTGGTGTGGCTGGGATTGATCCTGAAAGAAGAGCAGAGCTAATCAAG GTACTTGGTGTAGAGAGAACAGCATCACAACAGGAAATAAAGAAGGCTTATTACAAGTTAGCATTGAGGCTGCATCCTGACAAGAACCCTGGTGATGAG GAGGCTAAAGCAAACTTTCAGCAACTGCAAAATGTTATCTCGATTCTTGGGGATGAAGAAAAGCGAGTCATTTATGATCAGATTGGTTGTGTTGATGATGCT GACCTTGCCGGGGATGTTGTCCAGAATCTTCACAACTACTTTAGAACAATGTACAAGAAG GTCACTGAAGCTGATATTGAGGAGTTTGAAGCAAACTATAGGGGATCTGACTGA
- the LOC112783964 gene encoding protein NOI4 isoform X1, giving the protein MATKNGNNNHQHYDEQEGKPLPKFGEWDVNDPASAEGFTVIFNKARDEKKTGGASGRHNSRRFDSKSKRKQDQQKSGLKKWFCFGP; this is encoded by the exons ATGGCTACG AAGAATGGTAATAATAATCATCAGCATTatgatgagcaagaaggaaagccTCTTCCAAAGTTTGGTGAATGGGATGTGAATGATCCAGCTTCTGCAGAAGGATTCACTGTTATATTCAATAAGGCCAGAGATGAGAAAAAAACTGGTGGAGCTTCTGGAAGACACAATTCCAGAAGATTCGATTCCAAATCAAAGCGCAAACAGGATCAACAAAAGAGTGGCCTG AAAAAGTGGTTCTGCTTTGGACCTTAA
- the LOC112783964 gene encoding protein NOI4 isoform X2, which yields MATNGNNNHQHYDEQEGKPLPKFGEWDVNDPASAEGFTVIFNKARDEKKTGGASGRHNSRRFDSKSKRKQDQQKSGLKKWFCFGP from the exons ATGGCTACG AATGGTAATAATAATCATCAGCATTatgatgagcaagaaggaaagccTCTTCCAAAGTTTGGTGAATGGGATGTGAATGATCCAGCTTCTGCAGAAGGATTCACTGTTATATTCAATAAGGCCAGAGATGAGAAAAAAACTGGTGGAGCTTCTGGAAGACACAATTCCAGAAGATTCGATTCCAAATCAAAGCGCAAACAGGATCAACAAAAGAGTGGCCTG AAAAAGTGGTTCTGCTTTGGACCTTAA